The following proteins come from a genomic window of Winogradskyella sp. PC-19:
- the menD gene encoding 2-succinyl-5-enolpyruvyl-6-hydroxy-3-cyclohexene-1-carboxylic-acid synthase: MNYSKIPLAQTVVTLCKTHNIKHIVISPGSRNAPLTIGFTHDDFFKCYSIVDERCAAFFAMGIAQQNQEPTAVVCTSGSALLNYYPAVSEAYYSRIPLVVLSADRPEHLIDIGDGQTIKQKNVFGEHVFYSANLKLDLREETHKPPKEEVPIFKNLENKVEKILGLQDGIQSQNEKEIHKALNSAVINSGPVHINVPFDEPLYGRVDELTISPKPFKLPNIEKNIEDSVIKECSNIWKNSKRKLVLVGVLQPNSVEQNVLDQLVKDEGVIVLTETTSNLYHQDVFPGIDKLIAPLDKEDFQKLQPEVLLTLGGLIVSKKVKRFLRDYKPNYHWHIDKYNANDTFFALDKHIKLSPNTFFESFLPEIKDAVKSDYKQYWLSIRERRRKLHDDYLSTIPYSDFTVFDYFLNSIPRNSQLQVGNSSAIRYTQLFQLRQDISVFCNRGTSGIDGSTSTALGSASISKERVTFITGDLSFFYDSNALWNNYIPKNFRIIVLNNCGGGIFRILPGHKNTDNFDTYFETKHNLNASDLSKMYGFEYQSADSNEALKKELTSFYDDSNQPKLLEVFTPSQINDEILLNYFEFIK; encoded by the coding sequence ATGAACTACTCTAAAATTCCTTTAGCACAGACAGTTGTTACCTTATGCAAAACGCATAATATTAAGCATATTGTTATTTCTCCTGGAAGTAGAAATGCACCTTTAACTATTGGTTTTACACACGATGATTTTTTTAAATGTTATAGTATTGTAGATGAGCGCTGTGCTGCATTTTTTGCAATGGGTATTGCGCAACAAAATCAAGAGCCAACTGCTGTAGTTTGTACATCTGGTAGTGCTTTACTCAATTACTACCCAGCAGTTTCAGAGGCATATTACAGTCGTATTCCATTAGTTGTTTTATCTGCTGATAGACCAGAACATCTTATAGATATAGGCGACGGACAAACCATAAAACAAAAGAATGTTTTCGGGGAACACGTTTTTTATAGTGCGAATCTTAAACTAGATTTAAGAGAAGAAACACATAAACCACCAAAAGAGGAAGTTCCAATTTTCAAAAATTTAGAAAATAAAGTCGAGAAAATTTTAGGTTTACAAGATGGCATTCAATCCCAGAATGAAAAAGAAATCCATAAAGCGTTAAATAGTGCAGTTATAAATTCTGGACCAGTACATATTAACGTTCCTTTTGACGAACCTTTATATGGTAGAGTTGATGAATTGACCATAAGTCCAAAACCTTTCAAACTTCCAAATATTGAAAAGAATATTGAAGACTCCGTTATCAAAGAGTGTTCTAATATCTGGAAAAATTCAAAACGAAAATTAGTTTTGGTTGGAGTACTTCAGCCAAATTCAGTGGAGCAAAATGTTTTAGACCAATTGGTAAAAGATGAAGGTGTGATTGTTTTAACTGAAACAACATCAAATTTATACCATCAAGATGTTTTTCCTGGAATAGATAAACTTATAGCGCCATTAGATAAAGAAGATTTTCAGAAATTACAACCTGAAGTATTATTAACTTTAGGCGGTTTGATAGTTTCTAAAAAAGTAAAACGCTTTTTAAGAGATTACAAACCCAATTATCACTGGCATATAGATAAGTACAATGCTAATGATACTTTTTTTGCATTAGACAAGCACATAAAATTAAGTCCTAATACTTTTTTTGAATCATTTTTACCAGAGATTAAAGATGCCGTTAAAAGTGATTATAAGCAATATTGGTTATCTATCAGAGAGAGAAGAAGAAAGCTACACGATGACTACTTAAGTACAATTCCGTATTCGGATTTTACAGTTTTTGATTATTTCCTGAATAGTATTCCGAGGAATAGTCAGCTACAAGTAGGTAACAGCTCTGCGATTAGGTATACTCAATTATTTCAACTTAGACAGGATATATCTGTATTTTGTAATAGAGGAACAAGCGGTATTGATGGTAGTACAAGTACAGCATTAGGGTCGGCATCTATTTCAAAAGAACGAGTGACTTTTATTACTGGAGATTTGAGTTTCTTTTACGATAGTAATGCGTTGTGGAATAATTATATACCAAAAAATTTCAGAATAATAGTACTAAATAATTGTGGTGGCGGTATTTTTAGGATATTACCTGGTCATAAAAACACTGATAATTTCGACACTTATTTTGAGACGAAGCATAATCTTAATGCTTCAGATTTGTCAAAAATGTATGGTTTTGAATATCAATCAGCAGACTCAAATGAAGCGTTGAAAAAAGAACTAACATCATTTTATGATGATTCTAATCAACCAAAATTACTAGAAGTTTTCACACCTTCTCAAATCAATGATGAGATTTTACTCAATTACTTCGAGTTTATTAAGTAA
- a CDS encoding chorismate-binding protein, with protein MTEASFFQNLEQQYDKKSPFVVYSRPINSIIKYWLQKDDELYETQDFKESGFVFSPFNLESSAVILPQNECEHQVLEISNLKVDKSLNSDSKINSSGQSFHINLVNKGIDAIENGELEKVVLSRSEKQPVSEHPITIFKRLFNTYKNAMVYCWYHPKVGLWLGATPELLFKVEGQQLTTISLAGTQPYSVEGIPNWTKKELEEQQIVTDFLANQISPYTTNTKISEVETIRAGNLWHLKTRLISRIDSKSELKSIIEALHPTPAVCGFPKEKAKTFILKSEGYNRQFYTGFLGELNFKIAKTRNTNRRNIENNAYSVVKTQSNFYVNLRCMQILDNTATIYVGGGITRGSVAEKEWEETQNKAKTIGNILS; from the coding sequence ATGACCGAAGCCTCTTTTTTTCAGAATTTAGAACAACAATATGACAAAAAATCACCTTTTGTTGTATATAGTCGTCCAATAAATTCTATCATAAAATATTGGTTGCAAAAAGATGATGAGTTGTACGAAACACAAGATTTTAAAGAAAGTGGATTTGTGTTTTCACCTTTCAATTTAGAATCTTCTGCAGTTATTTTACCACAAAATGAATGTGAACATCAAGTATTAGAAATATCTAACTTAAAAGTGGATAAGTCTCTAAATTCAGATTCTAAAATTAATTCTTCCGGTCAGTCATTTCATATAAATCTAGTCAATAAAGGAATAGATGCTATTGAAAATGGAGAATTAGAAAAGGTAGTACTATCTCGTTCTGAAAAACAGCCAGTTTCTGAACATCCGATTACTATTTTTAAACGCCTATTCAATACTTATAAAAATGCGATGGTTTATTGCTGGTATCATCCAAAAGTAGGCTTATGGTTAGGCGCAACACCTGAGTTATTATTTAAGGTCGAAGGTCAGCAGTTGACCACAATTTCGCTAGCAGGAACACAACCTTATAGCGTTGAAGGTATTCCAAACTGGACAAAAAAAGAATTAGAAGAGCAACAAATCGTTACTGATTTTTTAGCAAATCAGATTTCGCCATATACTACAAATACTAAAATCTCTGAAGTAGAAACGATTCGTGCTGGAAATTTATGGCATCTCAAAACTCGATTGATTAGCCGTATAGATAGTAAATCTGAGTTAAAATCTATTATCGAAGCGTTGCACCCAACACCTGCTGTTTGTGGTTTTCCAAAAGAAAAAGCCAAGACATTTATATTAAAAAGCGAAGGCTATAATCGTCAGTTTTACACAGGTTTCCTTGGTGAATTAAACTTTAAAATCGCAAAAACGCGTAACACCAATAGACGAAATATTGAGAATAACGCTTACAGTGTTGTAAAAACACAATCAAATTTCTACGTTAATTTGCGTTGTATGCAGATTCTAGACAATACTGCAACAATTTATGTTGGTGGTGGTATTACCAGAGGTTCTGTTGCTGAAAAAGAATGGGAAGAAACCCAAAATAAAGCTAAAACTATTGGGAATATATTAAGCTAA
- a CDS encoding PaaI family thioesterase — protein MQISKEELLQKANAASKDTLMETLDIKIVDFTEDTLTARMPVTPKVHQPDGVLHGGATAALAESVGSFASHIFTNTDEFFVRGLEITANHLKSAKEGYVYAKASFLHRGRTTQLLDIRVTDQDDNLISICRLSTITLPKKK, from the coding sequence ATGCAAATCTCTAAAGAAGAATTACTACAAAAAGCAAATGCGGCAAGTAAAGATACACTAATGGAAACCTTAGATATCAAGATTGTTGATTTTACCGAAGACACACTTACAGCCCGAATGCCAGTGACACCAAAAGTACATCAGCCAGACGGCGTTTTGCATGGTGGCGCAACAGCAGCTTTAGCAGAAAGTGTAGGGAGTTTTGCATCACATATATTTACAAACACTGACGAGTTTTTTGTGCGTGGTTTAGAGATTACAGCCAACCATTTAAAAAGTGCAAAAGAAGGTTATGTCTATGCAAAAGCATCTTTTTTGCATCGTGGACGTACAACGCAATTATTGGATATTAGAGTCACTGACCAGGACGATAATTTGATTTCTATTTGCCGTTTATCTACAATTACTTTGCCTAAGAAAAAGTAA
- a CDS encoding GNAT family N-acetyltransferase yields MKSPTLENNRVKLSLIDLSNYEQLQTIAQEKDLIHYSPSDISTPDKLRDYVQLAVDGYYHKTIIPFIVYDKQKQVYAGSTRFGLINWKNKVLHIGWTWIGHEFQGTGLNKNMKFLMMQYAFETLEFEKVEFRIDERNLKSRRAVEKIGGTLEGILRKDTIMKDGFRRSTCCYGILLDEWRNTKQNLLKTLNN; encoded by the coding sequence ATGAAGTCACCAACATTAGAAAACAACCGCGTAAAACTAAGCTTAATCGATTTGAGTAATTATGAGCAATTACAGACAATAGCTCAGGAAAAAGACCTCATCCACTACTCACCTTCTGATATATCTACACCAGATAAATTACGTGATTATGTACAATTAGCTGTAGATGGCTATTACCACAAAACTATTATTCCTTTTATTGTTTATGACAAGCAAAAGCAAGTCTATGCAGGTTCAACAAGATTTGGACTTATCAACTGGAAAAATAAAGTCTTACACATAGGTTGGACATGGATTGGGCACGAATTTCAAGGCACAGGTCTAAACAAAAATATGAAGTTTTTAATGATGCAATACGCTTTTGAAACTTTAGAATTCGAGAAAGTAGAATTTAGAATTGACGAGCGAAATCTAAAATCAAGACGTGCTGTCGAAAAAATTGGCGGAACACTTGAAGGTATCTTACGTAAAGATACTATTATGAAAGACGGTTTTAGACGTAGTACTTGTTGTTATGGTATACTTTTGGATGAATGGAGAAATACTAAGCAGAATTTATTAAAAACTTTAAATAATTAA
- a CDS encoding alpha/beta hydrolase yields the protein MNTTEKEITYTTSNSYATLNQLNKDTKTIWLVFHGMGYLSQYFLRYFKNLNPNENYVIAPQAPSKYYIQPKMHVGANWLTRDNTEVGMQNIMNYIDAVLETEGIPSDKNLIIFGYSQGVSIATRYVTRRQLQPTKLVLHSGGIPKELSSKNFQYLSETCKVKLIYGTKDEYLDEVRIEIERKRANELFGKRLAVLPFEGKHVVNVDYINNLV from the coding sequence ATGAATACGACCGAAAAAGAAATCACTTATACAACAAGCAATTCATATGCTACGCTTAACCAATTAAACAAAGACACCAAAACTATTTGGCTCGTCTTTCATGGTATGGGTTATTTAAGCCAATATTTTCTGAGATATTTTAAAAATTTAAATCCCAATGAAAACTATGTTATAGCACCGCAGGCACCGAGTAAATATTACATTCAACCAAAAATGCATGTTGGCGCCAATTGGTTAACACGTGATAATACTGAAGTTGGAATGCAAAATATCATGAATTATATAGATGCTGTGTTAGAAACTGAAGGTATTCCAAGTGACAAAAACCTTATTATATTCGGATACTCTCAAGGTGTTAGTATTGCCACACGTTACGTAACAAGACGTCAATTACAACCAACAAAATTGGTACTACATTCTGGAGGCATACCAAAAGAATTGAGCTCTAAAAATTTTCAGTACTTATCTGAAACTTGTAAAGTGAAATTGATTTACGGTACTAAAGATGAGTATTTAGACGAAGTTAGAATTGAAATCGAACGTAAACGCGCTAACGAATTATTTGGGAAACGATTAGCAGTCTTACCATTTGAAGGTAAACATGTTGTTAATGTAGATTATATAAATAACTTGGTATGA
- a CDS encoding ABC transporter ATP-binding protein, which produces MLEAVNLTKTYGKQNALDALNLSVKKGEIFCLLGQNGAGKTTTINLFLGLIEATSGEALVNGISIKPNQNSTTKMIAYIPEVVQLYGNLSGVENLDFFSRLAGFKYQANDLSEYLLKAGLEEEVHHKKLASYSKGMRQKVGIAIALSKNADYIFMDEPISGLDPKATLDFTKICKELSQQGKAIFMATHDIFNAVNVGTRIGIMKKGQLVHTANTNQINAEELQNLYLKTI; this is translated from the coding sequence ATGCTTGAAGCAGTAAATCTTACCAAAACTTACGGTAAGCAAAATGCGCTTGATGCGCTAAATCTGTCTGTAAAAAAAGGAGAAATCTTTTGTTTACTTGGACAAAATGGAGCTGGAAAAACAACAACAATAAATCTATTTCTAGGTTTAATCGAAGCTACTAGTGGTGAAGCCTTAGTAAATGGAATTTCAATTAAACCTAATCAGAATAGTACAACTAAAATGATAGCATACATTCCTGAAGTTGTACAGCTATATGGTAATCTTTCTGGAGTTGAAAATCTTGATTTCTTTAGCAGATTAGCAGGATTTAAATATCAAGCAAATGATTTATCTGAATATTTATTAAAAGCTGGTCTTGAAGAAGAAGTTCACCATAAAAAATTAGCGTCTTACTCCAAAGGAATGCGACAAAAAGTAGGTATAGCAATAGCATTAAGTAAAAATGCAGATTATATTTTTATGGATGAACCAATTTCTGGTCTAGACCCAAAAGCCACTTTAGACTTTACTAAAATATGTAAAGAGCTAAGTCAACAAGGTAAAGCTATTTTTATGGCAACGCATGATATTTTTAATGCCGTAAACGTAGGTACACGAATAGGTATCATGAAAAAAGGACAATTGGTACACACCGCAAATACCAATCAAATCAATGCGGAAGAACTTCAAAATTTATATTTAAAAACTATCTAA